The Synechococcus sp. MVIR-18-1 region TATTGGGCGTGCTGATGCTTTTTGTTGTGGTGCCATTTGCTTGGTGGCGTGGTGACGGCCCACTTGTAGGGATGGCGGTCGGGATCAGTTTGCTTGCGATTACCACCCTGGCCGCCACGGCGGGTGCTGCGTTGCCCTTGCTGTTTAACCGCATGGGCCTCGATCCAGCCCTGATGTCAGCGCCCTTTATCACCACCGCTACAGACGTGGCGGGCGTGTTCATCTATCTGAAAACGGCGGAGTGGTTGCTGCTGCATGCGCCCCAGCTGCTCGAGACCACGAGTATTTCTACTCATCTAGCCACTTCTTTCGCTTTCTGAGAGTTCGTTTACGTTTCTTAGGGTTACTCTTTACACAACTCAATGAAGCGTCATGGCTCCTGCTGCTGCTGTTGCTTCCCGCCCCGCATCTGCCTCCACCGGTCGCGCCTCTGGCGCTGAAGTCGATTTAGTACGTTCGTACCTGCGAGACATCGGCCGTGTGCCGTTGTTGAGTCACCAACAGGAGATCACGCTAGGCCGTCAGGTTCAGGAGTTGATGGATTTAGAGGCGCTAGAAGCAGAACTCAAGGATCAGCGCGGCGGAGAAGAGGTCGCCAGGGAAGAATGGGCCAAAGCTGCTGGTGTGAGTGCAGCGCAACTGAAGCGCAAGCTGCAGGCAGGTCGCCGCGCCAAGGAGCGCATGGTTGCTGCCAACTTGCGGTTGGTGGTGAGCGTCGCCAAGAAATACACCAAGCGGAATATGGAACTGCTGGATTTAATCCAGGAGGGAACGATCGGTTTGGTGCGTGGTGTGGAGAAATTTGATCCCACCCGAGGCTACAAATTCAGTACCTATGCGTACTGGTGGATTCGCCAAGGGATTACCCGTGCGATTGCGGAAAAGAGCCGCACGATTCGCCTACCGATTCACATCACCGAGATGTTGAACAAGCTGAAAAAGGGTCAACGGGAATTAAGCCAAGAGCTGGGCCGCACCCCATCGGTGACGGAATTGGCGTCATTTGTGGAGCTACCAGAAGATGAGGTGAAGGATTTGATGTGCCGGGCTCGCCAGCCTGTGAGCTTGGAGATGAAGGTGGGCGATGGAGATGACACCGAACTGCTGGAGCTGCTAGCTGGTGATGGAGAGCTGCCATCCGAACAGGTGGAAGGGGAATGCCTGAAGGGAGACCTGCGCGATCTGCTGAGCCAGCTGCCTGAATTGCAGGGGAAAGTGTTGAGGATGCGCTATGGGATGGACGGAGAGGAGCCGATGAGCCTCACGGGTATTGGCCGCATCATTGGTATCAGCCGTGATCGTGTGCGCAATCTCGAGCGAGATGGCTTAGCTGGTTTGCGTCGCCTGAGTGATCAGGTTGAGGCCTACGTTGCCTGCTGATTGAGGATCAGCAGTAAACGTTCGTTAACAGCCTTTGGAGATTCGTCGTGTGGGCAATGTCCTGCACGGGGAATCACCAAGATTGATTGAATGCAATCAAATTCCAGTTGCCAGTTTTTGGCTTCCTTAACGGGTTCCCAGGGATCATCTTCCCCCCAAATTAGATGCACTGGTTGTTTAAGCTCCGCGAGCAGGTTGGGAGCTAAATGGTCATTGAACAAGTTGATAAAGCCGCGAAAGGCTTCTGCAGCTCCTTTGCGTTGACTTGGCCCTAAGAGAAGGGCAACCAAGTCATCATCCACATTGCATCCACTGGGGTAGGCCTGTTTGAGCACGCTCCGAATTAATGCTGGCCGCGCCGCATTGCGGAACAAGGCTGTACTCAGCCAGCGCTGACTGACCAGGGTTTTGAGGAGAGGGCGGATCCAAGCCATCCAGGCTGGCTGGGTTGCCAATTGTTTGTCATCCATTAGCCGCTGCGCGCAGTCGATCAGCACCACTCCCTCACAGGGAATCCTCTGGCTTTGCTCTTTTAAAAGTTGTGCAGCTCTTAGGGCTACAACGCCACCGATTGAGTTGCCAACAAGCACCACGGGACGATCAATCACGTTGATGCAAAAATCGACAACCTGTTGAGCCCATAGATCAAAACAATAGTGAACTGATTTGTTTGTGCTGGGTTCATCTTTGAGCTGTGCTTGTGGCTGATCACTCCTGCCGAAACCCAGCAGATCGATGGCATAGGTGGGAACGTGCTCGGCGAGGACGGGTTGGTTGAAGCGCCAATGATTCGTATTCGCTCCGAAGCCATGAATCAGTAGAACCGCTGTTGGTGCCGTTTGATCCCCCATGACGGACCAGCCAATCTCATGGGATTTCCAGGTCCAAGGCGCCTGGATTGGAGCAAAAGAAGCGTTCATTTGCTGGGTGACATGAGTCTGCTTTCAAGGTCCTTAACAAGCACATAAACAGGGGGGACAACCCCTATGGAGAGAACGGTGGCAACGATTAATCCACCAAAAATGACAGTTCCAAGAGATTGTTGTGCACTCGCTCCTGCACCGTTGGCGACTACGAGAGGCAAGAAACCGGCAAGCGCGGCCGTCGCTGTCATCAGGATGGGACGAAGCCGCGATTCGGCTGATTCGATCACGGCGATCACGCTACTTTTCCCCTCCTTGAGTTTTTGTTCGGCGACCTCCACGATCAAAATTCCATTCTTGGCTGCTAAACCGATCAAGGTAACCAGGCCAATTTGTGCATAGATGTTCAAATCGATGGAGCGAATCGCAAGAAAGGCGAGGGCACCAAGCATGGCCAGCGGCACCGTTGCCAGGATGATGATTGGTGTGATGTAACTCTCATATTGGGCTGAGAGCACCAGATACACAATCAGCACCCCAAGTCCAAACACCAGGATGCTCGCGTTCCCCGCGGAGAGCTGCAGCGCTGCCAGACCGGTAAAGGCAGAACCAATGTTGGTGTAAGTCTCAGCTTTAAACAATTGCTGGATTTTGCTCAGGGCCTGACCGCTGCTTTTTCCGATCGCTTCCGCGCCCTGAATCAGCACGGTGCGGCTCAAGTTGTAGTGGCTGATCACAGGCGGAGCACTGCTGAGCTCGGCTTCAGCAAATTGCGACACCTGGACTAGTTCGCCATCGTTTGATCGAACGTAATAACTAAGGATGTCATCGATAGTTTCCCGTTGATTTGGCGTTCCCTGCACGTAGATGCTGCGGACTTGGCCGCTCTCGTAGGTGAGTCCGGAGTAGCTACTGCCAGCTAGCGCAGAAATCGTGTCCATCGCCTCTTTGAAGTCGACGTTGAGAGCCCCCATCACCTCGCGATTGAGGTTGAGGCCGATCGCTGGAGCGCTTGGGGTGAACTGCGTGTAAACGCTGGAAAAGTCTCCGCTTGCATCAGCCTTCTTGATCAGTTGGCCCGCCAAATCGGAGAGTTCGTTGAAGCTGTAGGCACCGTTGCTGAGGTCGTTGAATTGGAAGTAGAACCCTCCTTGGGCGGAGAAGCCAGGCACCGCTGGTGGGCCTGAAGCCCTAGCGAGGCCGTCGCTTAATGCGATCAACTTGGCATTCAGCCGCTTGACGATGGCATCGGAACTGTGTTCAGCGCCTTTGCGTTCTTCCAAGGGCTGGAGGCCAAAGAAAAAGACACCTTGATCGGGACTGGAGCCATTGAAGCCATAGCCGTTGATGATTGAGGCATTGGCGACATCGTCTTCTTCACTGAGGACCTTGGCGATTTGGTTGCCAAGCTTTTTGGTTTCCACCAGGGAAGCCCCATTTTGAAGTTGGAAAATTCCCACTCCATAGCCTTGGTCTTCATCGGGGATGAAGGCTGTTGGCAGGGTCGTGAAAGCGAAGCCTGTCGCCACGATTCCAATAACCAATCCAGCCAGCACGATCCGGCGGGCTTGGATCATCCGTTTGAGAAGCCTGGAGTAGGTGTTTTCAAGACGCTCGAAATTGCGGTTGAATACCTTGAAGATCAGCGGCAGGTTCGATCCAGCGAGGGCACCGATCACGATGCCGGCGATGTAAGTCCAGTTGCCAAAGGAAGCAGCACTGAAGCGGCCAAAGGCCAAGCCCACGATCACGCCCACCACAATCCAACTGCGACCCTTCGCTTCCGGTGGTTTTTTCTGAGAAAGGATCAAACCCGAGAGCATCGGTGAAAACGTCAGTGCATTAAATGCAGAGATGGCAACCGAAAAGGCGATCGTGAGTGCGAACTGTTTGTAGATGATCCCGATCCCACCTGGATAAAAGGCAACGGGAACAAACACCGCCATCAGTACGAGGGCGGTGGCAAGCAGCGCGCCGAAGAGCTCGCCCATGCAAGCGAGTGCTGCTTCGCGAGGCTTCATTCCTTGGTCGATGTTGGTGGAGACCGCTTCGATCACAACGATGGCGTCATCCACAACAAGGCCTGTAGCCAGCACAAGGCCCAGCAATGTGAGTTGATTGATCGAAAACCCGAAGACGTTGAGGAAGGCGAATGTTCCCACCAGAGAAATCGGAATCGCCAGGCTGGGCACCACGGTGGCGCGCCAGTTCTGGAGAAAAAGAAACAGGATGATTAAGACCAATACGATCGCCAGTCCGAGCGCGTCGATGACGCCATTAACGGAGGATTCGATGAACTGGCCGATGTCATAAATCTGATTAATCGTGACGCCAGGAGGCACTGTGCTTTTGAACTGGTTGATTTGATCAATAACGCCTTCTGATACATCGAGAGCATTGCTCGAAGGAGTTTGGAAAACAGCAATCGTGAGCGCTTCCATTTCGTTTTTATCTACGACCTGTATTGAGTAGGAGTTGCTGCCGTAGCGGACTTCGCCAACATCCTTCAGTTTGAGCAGATTGCCGGAGGGCGAGCGGCTGAGGATCAGGTTGTTGAAGTCATCGATCGAGATCAGGTTGCCGTTGTTCTCCACCACAATCGGATAGGTGTAGGCCTGGTCGCCTGAGGCTGGAGGTCCTCCAACAAGGCCACCAACAGCCACGCTGTTTTGAGACTGCACTGCATTGAGTACGTCTTCTGAAGTGAGTTTGTTGGCGGCAAGTTTGCTTGGATCAACAAACAGCCAGAAGGCAGGATTGGCACCTCCCAAGATCGTGACGTTGGCAACGCCTTCCACCCGCGAAAGCGGGTAATAGAGCTGTTCGTAGACGAGTCCGTTTAAAAAAGCAGCATCAAATTGCCCTTCGCTGGAACTGATCTCATAGGCAAGAAGGATGGAGGGGTTGCTTTGCGTTACGGAAACCCCTGTTTCTTTCACCTGGTCTGGGAGTTGGGGATTGGCCAGAGACACACGGTTCTGAACATTCACCTGATCGATATCAATGTCTGTTGTTTGGTCGAAATAGACATTGATGGTGCTGTTGCCCGTCATGTCGGTGTTCGAGGAGATGTAGCTCACTCCGGGAACGCCATTGATCTGTTGCTCCAAGGGATTGGTCACCGCTTGCTCGGTAACCTCCGCGTTGGCGCCTCCATAGGTTGCACTGACCAGGATCAGAGGATTGGCAATGTTTGGCAGGTTGGCAATGGGCAGAATCGGGATCGAGATCAGCCCGACGAGCACAATCAAAATGCTGCAGACCGTGGTCAGGACCGGTCGCTTGATGAAATTGTCGGAGAAAGCCATCGGCTTAGTTGGCTCCTGCTGAAACGTTCACAGGCATGCCACTGCGCAGCCGACTTGTGTTGCTAATCGCCACTTTGGCCCCGGCTTTGAGTCCGGAGATCACGGGATAGAGGTTGTTTTCCAGATCCCCAAGTTGCACCTTCGTTTGCAGCACGATCGGGGTGTTGCCTGGGAGCTTTTCCAGTTTTTTCAACGCTTTGGCTGTTGTATTAGGTGAGCGTTTGATGGTCGGTAGCGCCTTGCTGATGGGTACGACTTCATAAACGAACGGCTGCTGCGCTTGCATCATCACGGCCTGCACCGGTACCGCTAACTGCTCACTCGATTCGGTAATGATTTCGGAGGAAACATATTGACCTGTTTTTAATTGTCCAGTGAGGTTGGGGAACACCGCCTTCACCATTAACGTGTTTGGAGGATTGCCGGCTTTTGGAATCGCATAGTAAGGCGATACAAAGGTGATTGTTCCTTCACCAGTAACCGGTGGGGTGGATTGAGATGCAAGCTGCACAGGTTGCCCCACTTTGACCTGGGATCCCTGCGATGCTGGAATTTCCATCAAGGTCCAGAGAGTGGAGTTGTCCACAATTCCTGTAATGACATCCCCAGTTTTGACGTAATCACCGATCTTTACGGTGTCTAAATCACCAATTACTCCATTGAT contains the following coding sequences:
- a CDS encoding efflux RND transporter periplasmic adaptor subunit; translation: MRAPLAVGLTLTVALAACGQSKTSGTIFLSINTATISQGSFKPSIKAISPLESTTNVTLSPETDGRVIKKLVKEGDQVQAGQVILVLDNTQQSAQLDASKSQARYDKVNAERYQFLYEQGAASAKRRDAYATKAITSRDQAIADKANLNYKFVRSPINGVIGDLDTVKIGDYVKTGDVITGIVDNSTLWTLMEIPASQGSQVKVGQPVQLASQSTPPVTGEGTITFVSPYYAIPKAGNPPNTLMVKAVFPNLTGQLKTGQYVSSEIITESSEQLAVPVQAVMMQAQQPFVYEVVPISKALPTIKRSPNTTAKALKKLEKLPGNTPIVLQTKVQLGDLENNLYPVISGLKAGAKVAISNTSRLRSGMPVNVSAGAN
- a CDS encoding RpoD/SigA family RNA polymerase sigma factor yields the protein MAPAAAVASRPASASTGRASGAEVDLVRSYLRDIGRVPLLSHQQEITLGRQVQELMDLEALEAELKDQRGGEEVAREEWAKAAGVSAAQLKRKLQAGRRAKERMVAANLRLVVSVAKKYTKRNMELLDLIQEGTIGLVRGVEKFDPTRGYKFSTYAYWWIRQGITRAIAEKSRTIRLPIHITEMLNKLKKGQRELSQELGRTPSVTELASFVELPEDEVKDLMCRARQPVSLEMKVGDGDDTELLELLAGDGELPSEQVEGECLKGDLRDLLSQLPELQGKVLRMRYGMDGEEPMSLTGIGRIIGISRDRVRNLERDGLAGLRRLSDQVEAYVAC
- a CDS encoding alpha/beta fold hydrolase, whose protein sequence is MNASFAPIQAPWTWKSHEIGWSVMGDQTAPTAVLLIHGFGANTNHWRFNQPVLAEHVPTYAIDLLGFGRSDQPQAQLKDEPSTNKSVHYCFDLWAQQVVDFCINVIDRPVVLVGNSIGGVVALRAAQLLKEQSQRIPCEGVVLIDCAQRLMDDKQLATQPAWMAWIRPLLKTLVSQRWLSTALFRNAARPALIRSVLKQAYPSGCNVDDDLVALLLGPSQRKGAAEAFRGFINLFNDHLAPNLLAELKQPVHLIWGEDDPWEPVKEAKNWQLEFDCIQSILVIPRAGHCPHDESPKAVNERLLLILNQQAT
- a CDS encoding efflux RND transporter permease subunit, with the protein product MAFSDNFIKRPVLTTVCSILIVLVGLISIPILPIANLPNIANPLILVSATYGGANAEVTEQAVTNPLEQQINGVPGVSYISSNTDMTGNSTINVYFDQTTDIDIDQVNVQNRVSLANPQLPDQVKETGVSVTQSNPSILLAYEISSSEGQFDAAFLNGLVYEQLYYPLSRVEGVANVTILGGANPAFWLFVDPSKLAANKLTSEDVLNAVQSQNSVAVGGLVGGPPASGDQAYTYPIVVENNGNLISIDDFNNLILSRSPSGNLLKLKDVGEVRYGSNSYSIQVVDKNEMEALTIAVFQTPSSNALDVSEGVIDQINQFKSTVPPGVTINQIYDIGQFIESSVNGVIDALGLAIVLVLIILFLFLQNWRATVVPSLAIPISLVGTFAFLNVFGFSINQLTLLGLVLATGLVVDDAIVVIEAVSTNIDQGMKPREAALACMGELFGALLATALVLMAVFVPVAFYPGGIGIIYKQFALTIAFSVAISAFNALTFSPMLSGLILSQKKPPEAKGRSWIVVGVIVGLAFGRFSAASFGNWTYIAGIVIGALAGSNLPLIFKVFNRNFERLENTYSRLLKRMIQARRIVLAGLVIGIVATGFAFTTLPTAFIPDEDQGYGVGIFQLQNGASLVETKKLGNQIAKVLSEEDDVANASIINGYGFNGSSPDQGVFFFGLQPLEERKGAEHSSDAIVKRLNAKLIALSDGLARASGPPAVPGFSAQGGFYFQFNDLSNGAYSFNELSDLAGQLIKKADASGDFSSVYTQFTPSAPAIGLNLNREVMGALNVDFKEAMDTISALAGSSYSGLTYESGQVRSIYVQGTPNQRETIDDILSYYVRSNDGELVQVSQFAEAELSSAPPVISHYNLSRTVLIQGAEAIGKSSGQALSKIQQLFKAETYTNIGSAFTGLAALQLSAGNASILVFGLGVLIVYLVLSAQYESYITPIIILATVPLAMLGALAFLAIRSIDLNIYAQIGLVTLIGLAAKNGILIVEVAEQKLKEGKSSVIAVIESAESRLRPILMTATAALAGFLPLVVANGAGASAQQSLGTVIFGGLIVATVLSIGVVPPVYVLVKDLESRLMSPSK